A stretch of Streptococcus chenjunshii DNA encodes these proteins:
- a CDS encoding Wzz/FepE/Etk N-terminal domain-containing protein, with the protein MNNNGNTGFEINIFYLIKKLWNKKFLIIFVTLFCAALAFLGTLFLIKPTYTATTRFYIVNQSSDNLTPEDLQAVGYLVNDYKEIIVSRDVLADAIEKEDASLSPGELSGMVLVSVPSDTRVISISVEGHNAKEAAGLANAVRQSATEKIKTVTKIEDITVLEEAEEPARPSSPSVKRNLVLGGAAGAFLAIVGVLLLELVNDRVKDPDDIEEILGLPLLGVIPNTEKM; encoded by the coding sequence ATGAATAATAACGGAAATACTGGTTTTGAGATTAATATCTTTTACCTTATCAAAAAACTTTGGAACAAAAAATTTCTTATCATTTTTGTGACACTCTTTTGTGCAGCGCTTGCTTTCTTGGGAACTCTATTCTTGATAAAGCCGACCTACACCGCTACAACAAGATTCTATATTGTTAACCAAAGCAGTGATAACTTGACACCGGAGGATCTTCAGGCGGTTGGCTACCTTGTTAATGATTACAAGGAGATTATTGTTTCGCGTGATGTTTTAGCCGATGCTATTGAAAAAGAGGATGCGTCGCTGAGCCCGGGAGAACTGTCTGGTATGGTATTGGTCTCAGTGCCTTCTGATACACGGGTCATATCCATTTCGGTTGAAGGGCACAACGCTAAAGAAGCTGCTGGTTTAGCAAATGCAGTTCGCCAATCGGCAACCGAAAAAATCAAAACGGTCACTAAAATCGAAGATATTACAGTCCTTGAAGAAGCAGAAGAGCCTGCAAGACCTTCTTCTCCGAGTGTCAAACGCAATCTTGTCTTGGGAGGAGCAGCGGGTGCTTTTCTGGCAATTGTTGGTGTCCTTCTGCTTGAACTGGTGAATGACCGTGTTAAAGATCCTGATGATATCGAGGAGATTTTAGGGCTTCCTTTGCTTGGTGTTATTCCAAATACAGAAAAAATGTAA
- a CDS encoding polysaccharide biosynthesis tyrosine autokinase codes for MSQLELVQVQPEVARLTQDYYNTVRTTIQFKGPDCKTIVITSVQTGEGKTTVAVNLASAFARAGFRTLLLDADTGGDDFSGAFTSSEDCQGLADFLAGQAELSDVIYETDIEHLMVAPAGSKEAAQVNLLQNADFSQMIKTVRDLYDYVIMDTPSIGLKLDAAIIARNADASILVAEAGATKRRFLQKAKSQMQQSGAEFLGVILNKADIPENSNPYKIQGRQVKKQTAEK; via the coding sequence ATGTCACAATTAGAGTTAGTACAGGTCCAGCCGGAAGTCGCTCGGCTTACTCAGGATTACTATAATACAGTTCGGACAACAATTCAGTTTAAGGGGCCTGACTGCAAGACGATTGTTATCACTTCAGTTCAGACTGGTGAAGGTAAAACTACCGTTGCCGTTAATTTGGCCTCAGCCTTTGCAAGAGCAGGTTTTCGGACTCTTTTGCTTGATGCTGATACAGGTGGAGACGATTTTTCTGGTGCCTTTACATCTTCGGAGGACTGCCAAGGTCTGGCGGATTTTCTTGCAGGACAGGCTGAATTATCAGATGTTATCTATGAAACAGACATTGAGCATTTAATGGTTGCTCCGGCAGGAAGCAAGGAGGCTGCTCAGGTTAATTTGCTGCAAAATGCAGATTTCAGTCAAATGATAAAAACAGTGCGTGATTTATATGATTATGTTATCATGGATACACCTTCTATAGGTCTGAAGCTTGATGCTGCTATAATTGCTCGAAATGCCGATGCCAGTATCCTTGTTGCAGAAGCAGGTGCTACTAAACGCCGTTTCTTGCAAAAGGCAAAAAGTCAGATGCAGCAGAGCGGTGCAGAATTTCTTGGTGTTATTTTAAACAAAGCTGATATTCCAGAGAATTCCAATCCATACAAAATTCAGGGGAGACAGGTAAAAAAGCAGACAGCTGAAAAATAA